The Montipora foliosa isolate CH-2021 chromosome 14, ASM3666993v2, whole genome shotgun sequence genome window below encodes:
- the LOC137985385 gene encoding uncharacterized protein translates to MDKFLVKPKKKPCSITPQERAKQYPGKFRADDNLLFCSTCNVVVDHHRKSVLDNHLSAVSHIKRMNESSSKRAKQQTLKTSFKCKTPAHEEKVKVCHEWIRACAAANIPLNKSENPVMREFLLSRVVNGGAIPKGTQLRDHLLDVYELEKEELKQKIKEANVAIMVDELCDDNGRCVIDVMATILDFDELSPSNGNIAYLLDTHFVTETNNKTVSQAVVKTINDYGIDFDRVLIFNTDNATYMKKAFRETLSCLFSSCVHITCHSHIISLVAGDFKRHFSFVTEFAKCMRNLFFIPSGRKARFLKYMNDCAGDLQGKATMPPNPSTKSWSAWFDSAVYHAKHFNVYEDFITQEIQRCGRNAASASLLRLEEMYGDDTFMKMLHAQLRVVAYTGPTLMHLMDYFQQRIPHVTQSHNKMESLLCILHSNSSLSEDKLDFCFQGTSMSFTSDEKSDVAHTVR, encoded by the coding sequence ATGGATAAGTTTCTGGtgaaaccaaagaaaaagcCATGTAGCATTACGCCACAAGAGCGGGCTAAGCAGTATCCCGGGAAGTTCCGTGCAGATGACAACTTGTTATTTTGTTCAACTTGTAATGTTGTTGTGGATCAccaccggaagtcagttcttgACAATCACCTTTCGGCTGTTTCACACATCAAGCGAATGAACGAATCCTCTTCGAAGCGAGCGAAACAACAGACATTGAAGACTTCTTTTAAGTGCAAAACTCCAGCACACGAAGAGAAAGTGAAAGTCTGCCATGAGTGGATAAGGGCGTGTGCTGCTGCAAACATACCGCTAAACAAATCAGAAAATCCTGTAATGCGTGAATTTCTTCTCTCCCGTGTAGTCAATGGTGGTGCGATCCCTAAGGGCACACAGCTTCGGGACCACTTATTAGATGTTTATGAGTTGGAAAAGGAAGAACTTAAGCAGAAAATAAAAGAGGCAAACGTCGCTATCATGGTAGACGAGCTTTGCGACGATAATGGTCGTTGTGTAATAGACGTTATGGCGACAATTCTGGACTTTGACGAGCTTTCTCCCAGTAACGGAAACATTGCCTACCTGTTAGATACGCACTTtgtgacagaaacaaataacaaaactgTGTCCCAAGCAGTTGTTAAGACTATCAATGACTATGGAATAGACtttgatcgtgtcctgattttTAATACTGACAATGCTACTTACATGAAAAAGGCTTTCAGAGAAACTCTTTCATGTTTGTTCTCGAGTTGTGTCCATATCACCTGCCACAGCCACATCATAAGTCTAGTGGCTGGTGATTTTAAGCGACATTTCAGCTTTGTCACAGAGTTCGCCAAGTGCATgaggaatttattttttattccaaGTGGACGCAAAGCTCGTTTCCTGAAATACATGAATGACTGTGCGGGTGATCTCCAGGGCAAAGCTACTATGCCTCCCAATCCATCAACGAAGAGCTGGTCAGCATGGTTTGACTCAGCTGTGTACCACGCGAAGCACTTTAACGTCTATGAGGATTTCATCACCCAAGAGATTCAACGATGTGGTAGAAATGCTGCAAGTGCCTCGTTGTTGCGGCTTGAGGAAATGTATGGAGATGACACATTCATGAAGATGCTGCACGCCCAGCTCAGGGTTGTTGCTTACACTGGCCCAACATTGATGCATCTAATGGATTATTTTCAACAGAGAATCCCTCATGTAACACAGTCACACAACAAAATGGAGAGTCTCCTATGCATCCTTCACTCGAATTCTTCATTAAGTGAAGACAAGTTGGACTTCTGCTTCCAAGGCACATCGATGTCATTTACCAGCGACGAGAAGTCTGATGTTGCTCACACTGTCAGGTGA